One stretch of Armigeres subalbatus isolate Guangzhou_Male chromosome 2, GZ_Asu_2, whole genome shotgun sequence DNA includes these proteins:
- the LOC134216210 gene encoding uncharacterized protein LOC134216210, whose protein sequence is MVKRLFYFIFKFILHCEFSQDFTNALQMELALQRVEQPVGSELIDASSLRVMKYNRTVAVLNGTLIFVKDLDDLFEFRVSVAYSRIGNNQFVEYPMKISQEKVCNVLNGPYREYQYLWANTTNFPQITTEERYCPFPSGVYWIKHYVPEAKWVPPMVPEGLWRMTLDVLDQGGEIKVQFRSYTWLRKLLV, encoded by the exons ATGGTCAAAcgattgttttattttatttttaaatttattttacacTGCGAATTCAGTCAAGACTTTACAAACGCCTTGCAGATGGAACTGGCATTACAGCGAGTGGAACAACCCGTCGGATCGGAACTGATTGATGCCTCAAGCTTGAGAGTTATGAAGTACAATCGCACCGTGGCTGTTTTGAATGGAACTTTGATTTTCGTCAAGGATCTGGACGATCTTTTCGAA TTTCGTGTGTCTGTGGCGTACAGCCGAATCGGTAATAATCAGTTCGTCGAATACCCGATGAAGATATCACAGGAAAAGGTATGCAACGTACTCAACGGACCATACCGGGAATATCAATACCTTTGGGCCAATACTACAAACTTCCCTCAGATCACCACGGAGGAACGATATTGTCCGTTTCCCAGTGGCGTGTACTGGATAAAACATTATGTCCCGGAGGCAAAATGGGTTCCACCGATGGTGCCGGAAGGTTTGTGGAGAATGACCCTTGATGTTTTGGATCAAGGTGGAGAAATAAAAGTTCAATTCCGGTCGTATACTTGGCTAAGAAAACTGCTGGTATGA